atcatgagatataataagttttgtgagacaatgtcagaatgatttcgggttcccctgttttgactttgaaaaatcatcaaaaattggataaaaataattaaggaattaaatttatatttttaaaaatccttaaagagtctattttcaataggaataagcaggaacatcatccgaatgtcgtacgatgagataattaattcttagtgaagaagggtcagaactgtcagacagcagaacaggggcaactttaaagaataaactgtgtttattggctaaaccaaaaattctgaaaattttatgataataagataagtaagtctagtttcagggaaaattagcaaatcttaatttcgagttctgtagcttaagatataaataatttagtgactatgacgcaaatggacagttttgaatatacataagtaaatagtgaaattattgataatgttacttgttgcatgttatataaattaaggatgtggaatggagaggaggaggaggaaaatatgtatgaatattcagctagcatggccaatttgtatgttttaggctcatggactaaattgaataaaagtaaaattttatgggcaattttgtaaaaaaaatgttaaaaatgaccaatttgcatgaaatagattattttattatttaaattacaaaattgaatgaaattattaatttagctcaagatcagggaaaaacatgttttaaggattaaattgaaaagtgttgaaattatggaaaattctgacattttatagaattcataggttgttatcaatttgtgtgagaataacggctggaaataagtattaaattgcaataattttattctattttaacctaaggatgaaatcgtcattaattaaaagtttaggggtaaaatgataattttgtttagagcattagttgaatgtattataacatgaaataaatgaaaacgacgatcaaatttctttataaagatctggatgacttgaatacgaggcttgaacgtggaaaagaaaagatatcgaattaatgaaatatctgataaatgaatcggtaactccggtaatgttccgtaactctattccggtgacggattcgggttaggggcgttacagctGAAGTACATTGAAGGATTTAGAAAGAGACTATAAATAATTCTAGatattatataaaagaaaaacagATATAATCGAAACTTATTTCCTTTCAATTATTCTGACTCACCTTTATGACTCGTGAGATGAAAATTCAAGCACCAATGTCTAAAGCAACATAAATATATACGAAAAAAAAATGAATGTTAGACTTTTTGTTTTGATAACCAAATAACATGAAAGTGCGACTTAAAGTCTAATCTAGGGTtaatcttgattaacacaaaattGAATATTTTTTACATTAACAATTTTCGATTTATGGGTTTTTGATTATTCTTAGCTGAAAGTGTTTCAttcccaaaaaaataaaaagttttggacATATAAAAAAGTATAAGaacttaaaatataaattaatcgacatattaacaaataaatggaATGCAAAATAATCTTTAAAATTGAAGAAAAGTTCATTGTATTTTTTTTTGATGTTTTCTAGGTCAGTTTTATTATCTATTTTCGGGGTTTTGTGAAGAGATGTAACATCGTTTTTAATGTTCAAACTCACGATTTTTTTTCGTTAGGAAAATAATTGTAAattcttattcttattttattttacttttggtTTCTTGTTGCATCCCATTGATTTAAGTGAAGTTTTAGTTGCGTGATCAGCGGCAGAGGAGATTTCAGCCAATGCAAAGCATGTATCCATAAGAGCTGGCAATCAAACTCCTCCCACCTCTTAACCTAATTTTGGAAAACAATGTTTGCCCAAACAGATTAATAAGACATGTATTTTAACAGAAAAAGAAAAGCATATTTTTAACTCGATTGGTATGGGTATTGTTGTCAATACAATAGGGCGTGGGTTTAACTGCACTGAAACGCACTATTCTCTTATTTATGGTCGGAAGATGCTATAAATAGTTCTAGGCATTATATAAAAAAGAACAAATACAATCAAAACACATAATTAGATTGttcgaaaaagaagaaaaaaagcgTTATCGCTAACTTCAATTTATGTGAATCAGATTGATTTTGAATTTacttaaatttgattttaaatatttttgaattattttaagttTGGATTAGTTTAGGTATGAATTGTTTTGAGTTTAAGTCATGTTTTTCAATTCTCATATTACTCTTTCATATCATTTTGAGTTggatattttagttttaaattgactaaattcaaatttttggctttttataattaaattatatgatattgaatttggATTCAAATTAATTGAATCTAAGTGAACAATACCCCAAAGTGTAGTAAAACACAAGCTACATAGAGTAAGGTACATGAAACATGATGAATAAAGTCAAAGCAATTGGTCCCTAAAAATGAGGAAAAAGTCTAAGGTAGCTGCCTGGAAAATTCAATTAAACTGAATTCACAAAAGTAGAGTTTCTGTTAATGTGGTTGGGGTTTGGTAGGCTTATATTTCAAGGAAATTTGATGGGTAAAGTAGTTGTACATCTAATAAATTCAAAGTTATTAGTTGGGTTCAGTAATTCCCTACCAACATTTAAAATAAGAGTTGGTATTGTAGTGATAAATAAGTGGGTGATGGACATATCAACTGATTGGTTATATCATTTTGAGTAGGATGAATTTCGATTTAGTTagattattttaaattcaagttgTTTCAAACTTTCATTGTTTAGATTGAGATTTGTTTTTTAGTATTCTTCATGTTCATTTTAGGGTTTATGTTCAGGGTTTGTGACTATTCCTTCCAACAATGTCGtcttcaagcttcgatttaggtGGTTTTGTCACTTTAGATGGATCATTTTAAGTTATTTGTTTGAATTATTTTGAGTTCAAAATGTTTTAAATATGATTCATttcaaaattgaattttttaaattaatttaattttaaaccattttaattttaaattaattttatttttaaaataaattaattcaaattcaaattgatTGATTAAACCTACTCATGGCATTGATAAGGTGTGGGCTAGGCAAAGGTCAAAGTGCTAGAATGAAATTTTAGATTTCATGTGGTAAAAGAATCACCAAGGGACCAAATAAACAAACCACTTATGATCTTAGTAGTATTATGGATGGTTTTATAGAATTAGATTGCACTCTGttctatttatttaaaaatgaataaaataattttatatttaaattaaagaGGAAGTAGATCATTTCTCGTAAAAGTTTCAATAAAGTAACATGATTAATAGAATAACTAAATTGTTACAcatgatatgtcacttgtatctcaTTTTAACATATAGAGACTAGTTTTCAATAGtagaaatgaataaaattttaataaaataatcaatttactctttgatctaatgtataaaaattatttaCCCATTTTTTTATTAGAACGAACAAAATACAATTTAACTCCCAATACCTAATTCAATTAATAAACATCCCTTTACCTCACCatttagaggtgatcatgggctggGCCAGGTTCGGGCCAAGCCTAGACAAAAAATTAGGCCTGTCTACTAGGCTCgggcccggcccgaaataaaattactaagcccgagccCGATTCGGcccgacccatattaattttttttgtttatttcattaaataaaaaaattaaaaatataataaatcaaatatatttaaaaacataaaaacaaatattaaaacaaataaaaatgatactaaaacaattcttaaaacaatacacaaattgacaatataataaaaatagttatattaaaaatttaaaatgattaaaaataaaataaaaatatattaatatataattcaatttggtCAGGCGGGCCCAGTGCAAAAAACTCTTACCCCAGGCTCGGCCCGTTTTCTAAATAGGCCTcgttttttttgcccaagcccatttttagggcctatatttttacccaaacctttCCATTTTTCGGGCGGACCTTCGGGCCGAGCTAAGCCAAGCCGCCCGGCCCATGAAACTCTACCACCATTCCTCTTTGCCATCAATCcaattttatatatttcatttcaaatttgattttatttaaaattgtaaTATTCAAACTCGATAAAAAAATTCTCCAACTCGTATCTAATCCGCCCCGCTCCACCTTGATATAATAAACAAATTCTTTTATAAAGCCTTATAGAAATTCATAAAAttctaattaaaaaataaaacagttataaaatttaaaaaaaaaatacatttttggATATATTATTTGAGGGAAGACTGTTTAAGTTTGATCTATACCGACCCAAAAATTTTGAACAATATTATCATAAATTCTGATCATATCTATTCTTTTTATCATAATGCCTAAAATTACCCATAGCCTTAACCCATAAAATATGCTTTTACGAGATATGATTTGATTTTTTTGGGTGATTGATAGTTAGGGGCGGTTGGACCTCTAGGAAATCTCTGAGACCCTTTTTGAGTAAAAAGAGACTTCCCACTTGAGCTGAAGAAGAGGGACTTCTGCTGAGTGtagcaaaatttttaatttttactaacTTATATCAATACCAACATTTCTAACAAAAATCATTAGAAAAATTGGTAAAAGTTAGATATATGTGTGTGCTTCAAGCACATGGGAGAATTTACCTGAAGAAGGGAGAAGGCAAGTTGTCCAAAGTAAAGGTTAAAAGAACAAAAAGGATAATGGTAACAATTATCAGAATATGAATGCTGAAATGAGTTCATCTTTTTTACCCTAACTAAATATTTGTGCATTATTCCGTATGAATCATTATTACTTTGCAGTAAAGCTCTAATTGTGGTGATAAAAGCATAAAAAGTAAAATCAAAATGTAGCAGCTAGCAAGCCTGATGGTAACTATTTCAATTTTCGAGCGTGAAAAACTCTCAGGCTGCAAATTTCAAAAGTATATATCATATTGTATTAATCTGGACACTGGAATAAACTCGTGTCGTTGGTTACTGCTGATGTGATGATTATACGCAGATTGTCCCTGTGTGTGGTGTGTGCGTGTCCCAACTCATCTTTCACCTTTTAGCTGTGCGGAATCAGATTCTATATTCTAGATGACAGAAGAGAATATAAACTGCAATGGAAGAGATTTCTTGACCTAGCTGAACTGTGATGACAGCACCATCCAAGCACCCAGTACAGGGAAGGTAATCAATGCCGAAGCCTGAAATACAACCAAAATGAATTATATCAGTAATTCAAGTAAAATTTCAGGAACAGAAGAAGGCAGTAGATACACGAGAACATACCAGAAAGAATACCAATTCATCATTGACAAAAGCTGCAGTAAATTCATTTCTTCGCATTTCTTGTTTGATGAAACCTTGCAACTGTCAACAAACGGGTAAGAAACAAGATATTTGTTTATTTCAAAGGCAAAGGTTCCCAGTGAAGGGATACATATGTATCTTTGTTCTTAGGCACTATTGATGCACATTAACTAGTAAACTGGAACTTGTTTATATTGTTTCCCCTTAAACCATTAACATTATTGCAACAAGACAATTGATGAAATACAAATTGCTGGTAAATCTAAATCCTTAATTCGTATAGCAAATCAAATTCTGCACTTTGGAGGAAAAATGAATTGTTATCACTTAAGGACCAAAAAGTATTAGAATGCAGAATTCATGTTTGCAAATGTTGCACAAAGATGATTGACAGAGGATTCAAGTTAGAAGTGCAAGATAATTCTTGAACCTGTGTAACAAATTAATCTCAGTGTGTTGAAAAATAATGCCCGCATAAAGCTGAAACCATTCTGGGCGACATTCGCATGGGACTCTAAGATAGAGCCAAAGAAGGTTCACAATCTAAGTCATCAAGACACTAATCATACTCTCTATAATTCAGGGGAAAAGAATCTTTTTGGCTGATAGAACTATGATTCTATGATTACTGACAATCTTGTTTACGAAACTAAGCAACCTAGTTGGAAGAGGCCAAAGGTTTCCAGATTCATGGTGATTAAGCATAAAACTGATTTAGTAGAAAGAGATCATGCCTAGGAGTTTACACAGAGCCAAAGGAAATGGTCAACTTATCCACTGAGCATTTTCTATTGTTGGAAACTTTCACAAAGTATACTTTTATGTAGTTTTGACATGTGAAGATCTCCAAGGGTAACCTGATTCGTTTTGAGGTACATTAATCCTAGAAAATCGCATTGCAATGCTAAACATACCTGATGGTGATACTTTTTAATTGCTGAGTAAAATCTTCTTAATTGTTGCAGAGCTTGAGACATGTAGTACTTAATGGTAGATCCTTTTCCGAATGAATAATATTCCAATGCACCAAGCATCTTTGGAAGATGTCTTTCAGAAAGGTCATTAAAGAACTATATTTGCAGAAAAGATTTGATTTGACTTGATTAAGACTTGAATGAAAGATAAGCATTTGGCAAAATATCATtacttttacaaaaatttcaaATGGACTGAGAGagatgtaataataataataataataataaaaggtctGAAAGACTATGTCAGCTTATTATATTACCTTCAAGAATGAGCATCTCATGTACCTTTGCTTTTGATCTTGCAATGCCCTCCTCTGTATGACAAAAAGCAATTATGCTAATTAACAAATTGATTTTAATGGCAGAATGtttacttttttcttttaaaCTTCCTTATGAATTGACGAATAACTGATATTAATAGGGTCCATCGAAGGCAATACTTGTGCAAGTTGAAGCGCCTGCTCAAGATGTTGAATTTGAATCCATTGTTCTGTAACAACTTCTGCCATCTGAAAACAAGGGAATGAAACTTTAAGAGAGAAAAGTACAACTGTTTCAACATCAGCAATAGAGAAAACAAAATCAAAACGGAATAATTTTTTTCAAGTTTTCGACACAACACAATCAAGGAAAGGCCAAATTAACCAAGATTGAGTTCTGAGAACAATGGTCATTTCGATtaacaaattaaaaagaatatCCGGGTGAAAGAACTTcctttattctttttcttttcatggTTTAACATCTTAGCAGCAACCAGAAACTGAAGTCTGAATGAACCCCCTTCCCCAAAAACGATACATAAATCTAGAAATTAGAACAAAAATAAGATGGTCTTTAAAGCATTTTTGCTGTTCTTGATGAAAATTCTTTAAGTTGATAAAGGTCATAATAATACATAGAAATGCTTAGTCATTCAACATTCACTAGCAGAGTCTCTACACAGAAATAAAATTAATGCATGCACAATGCTGACCTTTTCAACTTTTAAATTAACAGCTTCCACCCTATCTTCAGTGTCCTGTGCTTCTGATTCCaaaacgtgaagttcaaagttgtTCTTTCTCGAAGCATCCCAAAGCAAACGTACCTAGGAGAACGAGGCCTACTACTCAAGTCAGATGAATATTGCAAATAAAGCAAGCATTACAGGCAAGGAATCCAATGGTAGAAAAAAATGGAATTAgggattatatttatattaaaccatttaaaacgAACCTCCTCTTCTAGAGCCTTAAGCTTTTCATCAGCAAGTAATGAATCATCCTGCAATTAACAtaatatagaaattaaatttcatagccgattaaacCCTAATTTAGTACACTGTACTCTTCAATCTACACTTCTTTAGGGAAAGACATTCAATAACCGAAAATAAttgaaaacataataataaaaaagcaAAGCTTCTTGGCTAAGAATTGAACCTTAAGAGTGGATATAACAGACTGCAGATAAGTGATCTTGTTTTCCATGTCTTCGAGAAGCTTCTCGCGTTCCTTGAGAAGAAGGGTTTTAGCATCAATGCTTTGAATTGTTTCTTCGAGAACAGATTCTACAATCATATTTACAAAGCATCAAAGAATTGAAGATTACGATTAgtaatttgtttctaatgaagcgTCTATCGTTAAAAAGAAATTGAGAGGGAAAATTACCCAAACGAGAGAGCTTTAGCTTGGCGTCATCCAATTCACGGATCAAGAGGTTGTGGTCGTTGTTATTTAGTTGATCTTGCGACGTGAGAGAGATGAGGAAGACGAAGAAGAAGAAACCAGTGAAAATGGCGGGAAAGAGAGGAGCCGCCATTGCTGCTTCTTGAAGTTGCTAATACGATCTTTTCTTAAAGAAGCTTTTTGTTGCTAAGAGAAAGATGCAGTAATGGTGGACTTTGGAAGGACAGATTTGCTTTCCCATTAtagttttatttctatttatatatataaggtTAGTTTACCATTGTAATTTAAAAAAAGTGTTTATTTGATattgtaatttaaaaaatattttgaaaggataaaatatttattttagacaTTATTTAACTCAATTTTAGTGAGTGAGTTATTGATTACGGAGGAGAAGTAGAATTttataaaatgaaagaaaaaagttAATAAGAGTCAAAATTAAACTTTCGGAATATCTTTCAAAGCTTAAGTTACTATTAATACAAGGAAACTAGAACTTCAGTCTGGCAAATTGAacagatttagtcatttttaagaAAAGTAAATCGACGATTAAGATTAAAACTTCTCTACCATTGAAGTATTTAATCTATATATAATCTTTTATCACTTTAAGATATATATTATTTACCCTAATAACTTTAGTTTTATTAAAATGTTT
The Gossypium arboreum isolate Shixiya-1 chromosome 10, ASM2569848v2, whole genome shotgun sequence genome window above contains:
- the LOC108487494 gene encoding uncharacterized protein LOC108487494 isoform X2, coding for MAAPLFPAIFTGFFFFVFLISLTSQDQLNNNDHNLLIRELDDAKLKLSRLESVLEETIQSIDAKTLLLKEREKLLEDMENKITYLQSVISTLKDDSLLADEKLKALEEEVRLLWDASRKNNFELHVLESEAQDTEDRVEAVNLKVEKMAEVVTEQWIQIQHLEQALQLAQRRALQDQKQRYMRCSFLKLQGFIKQEMRRNEFTAAFVNDELVFFLASALITFPVLGAWMVLSSQFS
- the LOC108487494 gene encoding uncharacterized protein LOC108487494 isoform X1, giving the protein MAAPLFPAIFTGFFFFVFLISLTSQDQLNNNDHNLLIRELDDAKLKLSRLESVLEETIQSIDAKTLLLKEREKLLEDMENKITYLQSVISTLKDDSLLADEKLKALEEEVRLLWDASRKNNFELHVLESEAQDTEDRVEAVNLKVEKMAEVVTEQWIQIQHLEQALQLAQRRALQDQKQRYMRCSFLKFFNDLSERHLPKMLGALEYYSFGKGSTIKYYMSQALQQLRRFYSAIKKYHHQLQGFIKQEMRRNEFTAAFVNDELVFFLASALITFPVLGAWMVLSSQFS